The following proteins come from a genomic window of Bactrocera dorsalis isolate Fly_Bdor chromosome 6, ASM2337382v1, whole genome shotgun sequence:
- the LOC105229751 gene encoding uncharacterized protein LOC105229751 gives MNDSMAVSGGSSGVEHISTQNVSPRLPLPSMSEDNIKAYFYSLGFWFEASRVFDDSVKFNIVLASVPPAKLIEMRTIIDDTPLTDKYGYIRRKIIDIFTESQQRHLQRVLKELPLGDRRPSELYHEMRRTAEPALSESILHDLWVSRLPPYAQAAIIATNAPIGEKIKIADSISECLEMKVGNQICEVSTEPSFPDEWSNLRAEVAALIKQVNQFMRNSRTQQRSRSSSASRSRRGTLNVPCLCWYHTKFGANATKCRQPCTFIQLPPQNVE, from the coding sequence ATGAATGATAGCATGGCCGTTTCAGGTGGAAGCAGCGGTGTCGAGCATATTTCAACCCAAAACGTTTCGCCCAGACTTCCGCTGCCCTCGATGTCAGAGGATAACATCAAGGCATATTTTTATTCGCTGGGTTTCTGGTTTGAAGCCTCGCGAGTTTTTGACGATTCAGTGAAATTTAACATTGTGTTAGCAAGTGTGCCTCCGGCAAAACTAATTGAAATGCGCACTATTATCGACGACACGCCTCTTACGGATAAATACGGGTATATTCGGCggaaaattattgatattttcacTGAAAGCCAGCAGCGCCACCTCCAACGGGTTTTAAAGGAGCTACCGCTGGGCGATCGTAGACCCAGCGAGTTGTACCACGAGATGCGACGCACTGCTGAACCCGCACTCAGCGAGAGCATTCTGCACGATCTGTGGGTTAGTCGTTTACCGCCGTACGCCCAGGCGGCCATTATCGCGACAAACGCTCCTATCGGTGAGAAGATAAAAATCGCGGATTCCATCTCAGAGTGCTTAGAGATGAAAGTTGGTAACCAGATTTGCGAGGTTAGCACCGAACCGTCGTTTCCAGATGAGTGGTCGAATCTTCGAGCTGAAGTCGCCGCTTTAATAAAGCAAGTCAATCAATTCATGCGCAACAGCCGCACACAACAGCGCTCTAGATCTTCAAGTGCCTCACGCAGCAGAAGAGGCACGCTCAATGTACCGTGCTTGTGCTGGTACCATACGAAATTCGGGGCAAATGCCACAAAGTGTCGACAGCCGTGTACATTCATACAGTTGCCGCCTCAAAACGTCGAGTAG